Proteins found in one Siniperca chuatsi isolate FFG_IHB_CAS linkage group LG22, ASM2008510v1, whole genome shotgun sequence genomic segment:
- the LOC122869737 gene encoding E3 ubiquitin-protein ligase TRIM39-like, whose amino-acid sequence MASTQASPSKTCSLENHLICSICIDPFTDPVTTACGHSFCKKCLDRNFRVNDTMCPLCKQHQSKTPDVNIILRNIVEQVKKTQEKDDDEYTGEPGEVACDICTERKLKAKKSCLVCLASYCSPHLENHSSTKRLKGHKLVEPVENLDERACLQHGRPLELYSRKKEKCICVCCMEEGQEEIVSTEDEWNKKKAKLENTKTELQQKIKKRKTRLDEINTSLKSCKDQIDNEWWDIENVFAAVIAIVEVAQATALQPLKDRRQVVEKEAKNLIDELEAEIDRLEKTISELDDISMLEDHIFFLQSYPSLQDPDNFKDWTEIELDTLLSFGTMRKTITTMLEEIQQELEKLTSTELQRVLKFTVDVKLDPATAHQRLVLSDDGKEVKDGGEGQEVDDAPERFNLFASILGINRLTSGKSYWQVEVGNKTGWDLGVARCDANRKGKLSLNPDNGYWVTVHYEDEKYAAMTAPPIRLSLKEKPEKVGVFVDYEEGLVSFYDVTAQSHIYTFIECSFNDVLFPYFSPHAKQDEKNTDPLIISSVKHCEQDIDIMDMSEECESFLGEGVAGVVQPKAVV is encoded by the exons ATGGCCTCCACTCAAGCATCACCCAGTAAGACCTGCTCACTGGAGAACCATCTAATTTGCTCCATCTGCATAGATCCATTTACGGATCCTGTCACTACAGCTTGTGGCCACTCCTTTTGTAAAAAATGTCTGGACCGCAACTTTAGGGTCAATGACACAATGTGCCCCCTATGCAAGCAGCATCAGAGCAAAACCCCAGATGTGAACATCATCTTGAGAAACATTGTTGAACAGGTGAAAAAGACCCAGGAGAAAGATGATGATGAGTACACAGGGGAGCCTGGTGAAGTGGCCTGTGACATTTGCACAGAGCGAAAGCTGAAGGCTAAGAAGTCCTGCCTTGTGTGTCTTGCCTCGTATTGTTCGCCCCATCTGGAGAATCATTCTTCAACTAAAAGGTTGAAGGGCCACAAGTTGGTGGAACCTGTGGAGAACTTGGATGAGAGGGCCTGTCTGCAGCATGGACGCCCCTTGGAGCTGTACAGCAGGAAGAAGGAGaaatgcatttgtgtatgttgtATGGAAGAAGGTCAGGAGGAGATTGTTTCTACTGAAGATGAATGGAACAAGAAGAAG GCTAAGCTTGAAAACACCAAGACAGAGTtacaacagaaaattaagaaGAGGAAAACACGTTTGGATGAGATTAATACATCTCTAAAGAGCTGCAAG GACCAGATTGATAATGAGTGGTGGGATATTGAGAATGTGTTCGCAGCTGTGATTGCCATTGTGGAGGTTGCCCAGGCAACAGCTCTTCAGCCACTAAAGGACAGGAGGCAGGTTGTGGAGAAAGAGGCAAAAAACCTCATAGATGAGCTGGAAGCAGAGATCGACAGACTGGAGAAGACCATCTCTGAGCTAGACGATATATCTATGCTTGAGGATCACATCTTTTTCctgcag AGTTACCCATCTCTTCAAGACCCGGACAACTTCAAAGACTGGACAGAGATAGAGCTTGACACATTGCTATCTTTTGGCACCATGAGAAAAACCATAACTACCATGTTGGAAGAAATTCAACAGGAACTGGAGAAGCTGACCTCCACTG AACTTCAGAGAGTTCTAAAGTTTACAG TGGATGTAAAGCTGGATCCAGCCACCGCGCACCAACGCCTTGTTCTTTCTGATGATGGGAAGGAAGtgaaagatggaggagagggtCAGGAAGTAGACGATGCTCCGGAGAGGTTTAATCTGTTTGCAAGCATCCTGGGGATCAACAGGTTGACCTCTGGGAAGTCATACTGGCAGGTGGAGGTCGGCAACAAGACGGGGTGGGACCTGGGTGTGGCAAGATGCGATGCAAACCGCAAAGGAAAACTCTCGCTGAACCCAGACAACGGTTACTGGGTCACTGTACATTATGAAGATGAAAAGTACGCAGCCATGACAGCACCACCAATTCGTCTTTCCCTGAAAGAGAAACCTGAGAAGGTGGGAGTGTTCGTGGACTACGAGGAAGGGCTTGTGTCCTTCTATGATGTGACGGCTCAATCTCACATCTATACATTTATTGAGTGTTCGTTCAATGACGTGCTCTTCCCATATTTCAGTCCACATGCaaaacaagatgagaaaaaCACTGATCCTTTGATTATTTCttctgtgaaacactgtgagcaGGACATCGACATCATGGATATGTCCGAAGAATGTGAGAGTTTTCTAGGAGAGGGGGTAGCAGGGGTAGTCCAACCAAAGGCAGTGGTGTAA